One window of Verrucomicrobiia bacterium genomic DNA carries:
- a CDS encoding molybdopterin-dependent oxidoreductase — translation MFNATTTETKQTPPPVETIKVKVDGREVDVPKTTIDPITGKPVPTTMIQACSAVRVDVPHYCYHPKLPIAGNCRMCLVEFGTPALGPDRKPIINPDGTPKIAKSPRPAIACATPISPGMEIYTNTPAVKQMREGVLESLLINHPLDCPICDQAGECKLQEYSVDYGQAASRFVEPKVHKPKRVDLGPRIVLDAERCILCTRCIRFTKDVVGDDALGIVNRGSFNTITAYPGKPFDNNYTLNTVDICPVGALTSKDFRFKMRVWFLKETKSVCTSCATGCNIIVGSRNETVFRYEPRENDAVNVTWMCDYGRLNYKWINRPDRLTQVLGPGGRVLGWADALRQISDLLNSAAQGSVAVIASARQTNEELFLLKKLASKFGAITDSVPRVGEGDRLLLNEDRNPNTNGARLTGICFTEMGDQIPKIAQGIESGTITTLIVFGEDVTTCGIEAATLGKVPTLIVSDILPNETIRRATYLLPGCAHAEKRGTFTNTKGRVQKFMKAIEPRGDARPEWEFLHELVLNVTKQDGFKSIEGLFNLMAQEVPAFKGLTWATLGDTGITVEI, via the coding sequence ATGTTCAACGCTACAACAACCGAGACGAAGCAAACGCCGCCGCCGGTCGAAACGATCAAGGTGAAGGTGGACGGACGGGAGGTCGATGTCCCCAAGACCACGATCGATCCCATTACAGGGAAGCCTGTGCCGACCACCATGATCCAGGCGTGCAGCGCCGTTCGCGTGGACGTGCCGCACTATTGCTATCATCCCAAGCTCCCCATCGCCGGCAACTGCCGCATGTGCCTCGTCGAGTTCGGAACGCCCGCGCTGGGGCCTGATCGCAAGCCCATCATCAATCCCGACGGAACGCCGAAGATTGCGAAGTCACCGCGACCAGCGATCGCATGCGCGACGCCCATTTCCCCAGGAATGGAGATTTACACGAATACTCCCGCCGTGAAGCAGATGCGGGAAGGCGTGCTCGAATCGCTGTTAATCAATCATCCGCTGGACTGCCCAATCTGCGACCAGGCCGGGGAATGCAAGCTGCAGGAATATTCGGTCGACTATGGCCAGGCCGCGAGCCGCTTTGTGGAACCCAAGGTTCACAAGCCGAAGCGCGTCGACCTTGGGCCGCGTATTGTCCTGGACGCGGAACGCTGCATCCTTTGCACGCGCTGCATTCGCTTCACCAAGGATGTGGTTGGCGACGATGCCCTGGGCATCGTGAATCGTGGCAGCTTCAACACCATCACTGCGTATCCGGGCAAACCTTTCGACAACAACTATACGCTGAACACGGTGGACATCTGCCCGGTCGGCGCGCTGACGTCGAAGGACTTTCGATTCAAGATGCGCGTTTGGTTCCTGAAGGAAACCAAGAGCGTCTGCACGAGTTGCGCCACGGGCTGCAACATCATCGTTGGATCGCGCAACGAGACGGTGTTCCGCTATGAGCCGCGCGAGAACGATGCGGTGAACGTCACGTGGATGTGCGACTACGGCCGGCTGAATTACAAATGGATCAATCGGCCGGATCGGCTCACTCAGGTGCTCGGACCCGGGGGGCGGGTGCTGGGATGGGCGGACGCGTTGCGGCAGATTTCGGACTTGTTGAACAGTGCGGCGCAAGGATCCGTGGCAGTGATCGCCTCGGCGCGGCAGACGAATGAAGAACTATTTCTGTTGAAGAAGCTCGCCAGCAAATTTGGCGCAATCACAGATTCGGTTCCGCGCGTCGGCGAAGGCGATCGACTCCTCCTGAACGAGGATCGCAACCCAAATACAAACGGCGCGCGGCTGACGGGCATCTGCTTCACCGAGATGGGCGACCAGATCCCGAAAATCGCGCAGGGCATCGAAAGTGGAACCATTACGACGTTGATTGTCTTTGGTGAAGATGTGACGACGTGCGGAATTGAAGCGGCCACGCTCGGCAAGGTGCCCACGCTCATCGTGAGCGATATTCTGCCCAACGAAACGATCAGGCGTGCGACGTATTTGCTGCCTGGCTGCGCCCATGCGGAGAAGCGCGGGACGTTCACCAACACCAAGGGCCGGGTGCAGAAGTTCATGAAAGCCATTGAGCCGCGCGGCGACGCCCGGCCTGAGTGGGAATTCCTGCATGAGCTCGTGTTGAACGTGACCAAGCAGGACGGCTTCAAGAGCATCGAAGGCCTGTTCAACCTCATGGCCCAGGAGGTTCCCGCGTTCAAGGGACTCACGTGGGCAACGCTGGGCGACACGGGAATAACGGTGGAGATTTGA
- the nuoB gene encoding NADH-quinone oxidoreductase subunit NuoB: MQTQTEIGYNSKIEGDVVVTRVDAALNWFRKNSLWPMPMGLACCAIELMATGASRFDISRFGAEVMRFSPRQSDVMIVAGTVTYKMALAVRRIYDQMAEPKWVIAMGACASTGGMYRSYAVLQGVDRILPVDIYVAGCPPRPEALLDALIRLQNKVGKEPIVATQKKVAA; encoded by the coding sequence ATGCAGACTCAGACAGAAATTGGCTACAACTCGAAAATCGAAGGTGATGTCGTTGTCACCCGGGTTGATGCTGCCCTGAATTGGTTTCGAAAGAATTCCCTGTGGCCGATGCCCATGGGCCTTGCCTGTTGTGCGATCGAATTGATGGCCACGGGCGCCAGCCGATTCGATATTTCACGCTTCGGTGCTGAGGTGATGCGGTTCTCACCGCGTCAGTCGGACGTAATGATCGTTGCGGGCACTGTGACTTACAAAATGGCTCTGGCCGTGCGCCGCATCTACGACCAGATGGCGGAACCCAAGTGGGTCATCGCGATGGGCGCCTGTGCTTCAACCGGCGGTATGTATCGAAGCTACGCCGTCTTGCAGGGCGTCGATCGGATCCTGCCGGTGGACATCTATGTGGCGGGCTGCCCTCCACGCCCTGAGGCGCTGCTGGACGCGTTGATTCGATTGCAGAACAAAGTGGGGAAAGAGCCGATCGTCGCCACCCAGAAAAAAGTCGCGGCTTGA
- the nuoF gene encoding NADH-quinone oxidoreductase subunit NuoF — MPHEFKLILKHADEAGYTPDIECYLRHGGYEALRKALALPLKDLPDGKKVSGQEQIRDEVKASGLRGRGGAGFSCGLKWSFVDRRSGKPIYLICNADESEPGTFKDRQIIHKDPHQLIEGMIISCYANGVNLAYIYIRGEMPQGAKLLNQCLKEARAKNFLGKNILGSGYDLEIHVHRGAGAYICGEETGLIESLEGKRAYPRIKPPYFPAVLGLYMCPTIVNNVETLCNVKHIVDMGAGEFAKLGTPNNTGTRIVSLSGHVKKPGYYEIEVGKATIGELINDPVFGGGLRDGRKLKAVIPGGSSSKVLKAGEKFKLKRKVDGKDVEQEVDMLDLPYDFDSLIQAGTMSGSSAIIVIDDSVSAVDALANLSEFYAHESCGQCTPCREGSLWMSKALHRLTHGEGRKGDADYLVKIADNIPGGRTICAFGEACSWPVQSFVGKFKDEFVARGAADEERYAAEQKAAAPTSELKLAASPHH, encoded by the coding sequence ATGCCGCACGAATTCAAATTGATTTTGAAGCACGCCGATGAGGCGGGTTACACGCCCGACATCGAGTGCTATTTGCGGCACGGTGGCTATGAGGCGCTCAGGAAGGCGCTTGCGCTTCCGCTGAAGGATCTGCCCGATGGCAAGAAGGTTTCAGGGCAGGAACAGATCCGCGATGAAGTCAAAGCGTCGGGATTGCGCGGCCGCGGTGGCGCTGGTTTTTCCTGCGGCTTGAAGTGGAGTTTCGTTGATCGAAGGAGCGGGAAACCGATTTACCTGATTTGCAACGCGGACGAGTCTGAACCCGGCACATTCAAGGATCGCCAAATCATACACAAGGATCCGCATCAGTTGATCGAGGGGATGATCATCTCCTGCTACGCCAATGGCGTGAATCTCGCCTATATCTACATCCGCGGCGAAATGCCACAAGGCGCGAAGCTCCTGAACCAATGCCTGAAGGAAGCGCGCGCAAAAAATTTCCTTGGGAAGAATATCCTTGGCAGCGGCTACGACCTGGAAATCCATGTGCATCGCGGTGCAGGCGCTTACATTTGCGGCGAGGAAACCGGGCTGATCGAATCACTCGAAGGCAAGCGCGCCTATCCACGCATCAAGCCGCCGTATTTCCCCGCAGTGCTCGGGCTCTACATGTGCCCGACGATCGTCAACAACGTCGAGACCCTGTGCAACGTGAAGCACATCGTCGATATGGGTGCGGGCGAATTTGCGAAGCTCGGGACGCCGAACAACACGGGCACGCGCATCGTCAGCCTCAGCGGCCACGTCAAGAAGCCTGGCTATTACGAGATCGAGGTGGGCAAAGCGACGATTGGCGAGTTGATCAACGATCCTGTTTTCGGCGGCGGGCTGCGTGACGGCCGCAAGCTCAAGGCAGTCATCCCGGGCGGCTCTTCGTCGAAGGTCCTGAAGGCAGGTGAGAAGTTCAAGCTCAAGCGCAAGGTGGATGGCAAGGACGTTGAGCAGGAAGTCGACATGCTCGACCTGCCTTACGATTTTGATTCACTCATCCAGGCGGGAACGATGTCAGGCTCGAGCGCGATCATTGTGATCGATGACTCGGTCAGCGCAGTGGATGCGCTGGCGAATCTCAGTGAGTTCTACGCCCATGAGAGTTGCGGCCAGTGCACTCCCTGCCGTGAAGGATCGCTCTGGATGAGCAAGGCGCTGCACCGGCTGACGCATGGGGAAGGACGCAAGGGCGACGCGGATTATCTTGTAAAGATCGCGGACAACATCCCTGGAGGCCGAACCATCTGCGCTTTTGGGGAAGCGTGCTCGTGGCCGGTGCAGAGTTTCGTCGGAAAATTTAAGGACGAATTTGTCGCCCGCGGTGCCGCGGACGAGGAGCGCTATGCGGCGGAACAAAAGGCCGCTGCGCCGACGAGTGAGTTGAAACTTGCGGCAAGCCCGCACCATTGA
- a CDS encoding NADH-quinone oxidoreductase subunit C, which produces MTALELAEKLKAQFGDLIAGPAEFRGEIALRVLDSDQIAHVCGFAKIKLGFNYLVDVSSVDNYGDDPRFTVVYHLYGIEHRCYLRLKTDVSEEKCEVPTVTGIWRTADWHEREIYDMMGIRFTDHPDLRRILMWEGYPYFPLRKDFPLAGKSSDMPDIAFSRPAPLEGGPFVTVAGGKDTISREPRVRIPETDSVELNNRIERRDDVRKAHGESFGPGPKEHKS; this is translated from the coding sequence ATGACGGCGCTTGAACTTGCTGAGAAGTTAAAGGCTCAGTTCGGCGATCTCATCGCCGGGCCAGCGGAGTTCCGCGGAGAAATTGCCCTGCGCGTCCTGGATTCCGACCAAATCGCCCACGTATGCGGCTTCGCGAAGATCAAGCTGGGCTTCAATTACCTCGTCGACGTGAGCAGCGTGGACAATTATGGCGACGATCCTCGTTTCACCGTGGTTTATCACCTCTATGGCATTGAGCACCGATGCTATCTTCGACTGAAAACGGATGTTAGCGAGGAAAAGTGCGAGGTGCCGACAGTCACTGGCATATGGCGGACCGCGGATTGGCACGAGCGCGAGATTTACGACATGATGGGAATCCGATTCACGGATCACCCGGACCTTCGCCGGATCCTGATGTGGGAAGGCTATCCGTATTTCCCGTTGCGCAAGGACTTCCCCCTGGCCGGCAAGTCGAGCGACATGCCTGACATTGCTTTTAGCCGGCCCGCTCCGCTCGAAGGAGGCCCGTTCGTCACGGTTGCAGGCGGGAAAGATACCATTTCGCGGGAACCGCGCGTTCGTATTCCTGAAACGGATTCGGTCGAGCTGAACAATCGAATCGAACGCCGCGATGACGTCCGAAAGGCGCACGGTGAATCGTTTGGGCCCGGCCCAAAAGAACACAAATCGTAA
- a CDS encoding NAD(P)H-dependent oxidoreductase subunit E: MNLGTVTEPIPNALRSQPGFAIPASLEAEIDELITHYPVKRSASLMLLHAVQEHFGWISQEAVEWIAKKLELQPINIYELVTFYPMFRHQPMGRFQIKVCRTLSCALGGAYELHKHFCEKFGLDPHGHGPQTTKDGRFTVEFVECLASCGTAPVMMVNDDFHEGVSHAKADEIVAKCKGA, translated from the coding sequence ATGAACCTCGGAACCGTCACTGAACCTATTCCAAACGCATTGCGCAGCCAGCCTGGCTTCGCGATTCCAGCATCGCTTGAAGCGGAAATTGATGAGCTGATCACGCACTATCCAGTGAAACGAAGCGCGTCCCTCATGCTGCTGCACGCAGTGCAGGAGCACTTCGGATGGATTTCGCAGGAGGCGGTGGAATGGATCGCGAAGAAGCTGGAGCTGCAGCCGATCAATATCTACGAACTGGTGACCTTTTACCCGATGTTCCGTCACCAGCCGATGGGCAGGTTTCAGATCAAGGTGTGCCGCACTTTAAGCTGCGCGCTGGGTGGAGCGTATGAGCTTCACAAACATTTTTGCGAGAAGTTCGGCCTCGATCCTCACGGCCATGGGCCGCAAACGACGAAGGACGGACGTTTTACCGTCGAATTCGTGGAGTGCCTGGCCAGTTGCGGAACGGCTCCCGTGATGATGGTCAACGATGATTTTCACGAGGGCGTCAGCCATGCGAAAGCCGACGAAATTGTGGCTAAATGCAAGGGAGCATGA
- the nuoD gene encoding NADH dehydrogenase (quinone) subunit D, producing the protein MAEVRDIEIRDAAGTAAAAAQNAGLADDLQDMSGEKMVLNMGPSHPSTHGVLRIVLELDGETITKAMPDVGYLHRGDEKIAENMTYTQFIPYTDRLDYLAPLANNVAYALAVEKLLGIDKELPLRCQYIRTICVELARISSHLLGIGCFAMDVGAMTVFLHTFTEREKIYNLCEALTGARFTTTYTRIGGVSRDTPPGWCAAVEKFLDEVLVNIDETETLLTRNRIWVDRTRDVGVISKEDAIDYGLTGPNLRASGVEFDLRKDQPYLIYNELKFEIPIGSVGDCYDRYLVRMEEMRQSVKLIRQCLAKIPGGFDNASREPVNVSDGKIVLPSKGKVMTSMEELIHHFINVTQGINAPPGEVYFGHENPKGELGFYINSKGGGTPNRLKIRAPSFVNLSILPHLLPGHMMSDTVAILGSFDFVMGECDR; encoded by the coding sequence ATGGCTGAAGTTCGAGACATTGAAATCAGGGACGCCGCCGGGACGGCTGCGGCAGCTGCGCAAAACGCAGGCCTCGCGGATGACCTGCAGGATATGAGCGGCGAAAAGATGGTCCTCAACATGGGCCCATCGCATCCTTCGACGCATGGAGTTCTTCGCATCGTGCTCGAGCTCGACGGGGAGACGATCACGAAGGCGATGCCAGACGTGGGTTATTTGCATCGAGGCGATGAGAAGATCGCCGAGAACATGACCTACACTCAGTTCATCCCTTACACGGATCGGCTGGATTACCTTGCCCCGCTCGCGAATAACGTTGCCTACGCACTTGCGGTTGAGAAGCTCCTCGGGATCGACAAGGAACTCCCGCTTCGATGCCAGTACATCCGCACCATCTGTGTTGAGCTGGCGCGCATTTCGTCGCATCTGCTCGGGATTGGGTGTTTCGCGATGGACGTGGGTGCGATGACCGTGTTCCTGCACACATTCACCGAGCGCGAGAAGATCTACAACCTTTGCGAAGCCCTGACGGGCGCGCGATTTACCACGACTTACACGCGCATTGGCGGGGTTTCCCGTGACACGCCTCCTGGCTGGTGTGCGGCCGTCGAGAAGTTCCTTGATGAGGTTCTCGTCAACATCGATGAAACCGAAACGTTGCTCACGCGCAATCGGATTTGGGTGGATCGCACGCGCGATGTGGGAGTGATCTCGAAGGAGGATGCGATCGATTACGGGTTGACGGGCCCGAACCTGCGCGCCAGCGGCGTTGAATTCGACCTTCGAAAGGACCAGCCCTACCTGATCTACAACGAACTCAAGTTCGAGATTCCGATCGGCTCGGTCGGCGATTGTTACGATCGTTATCTCGTTCGCATGGAAGAAATGCGGCAGAGCGTGAAGCTGATCCGCCAATGCCTCGCGAAAATTCCTGGTGGATTCGACAATGCGTCCAGGGAGCCCGTGAATGTTTCGGATGGGAAAATCGTGTTGCCGTCCAAGGGCAAGGTGATGACAAGCATGGAAGAGTTGATCCATCATTTCATCAACGTCACCCAAGGCATCAATGCACCTCCGGGAGAAGTGTATTTTGGACATGAAAATCCGAAGGGCGAGCTCGGCTTTTACATCAACAGCAAGGGCGGCGGCACTCCCAATCGGCTGAAGATCCGCGCCCCATCGTTTGTGAACCTCAGCATCCTTCCGCACCTGCTGCCGGGCCACATGATGAGTGATACCGTCGCGATTCTGGGATCGTTCGACTTCGTGATGGGAGAATGCGATCGATGA